From Penicillium psychrofluorescens genome assembly, chromosome: 6, one genomic window encodes:
- a CDS encoding uncharacterized protein (ID:PFLUO_008673-T1.cds;~source:funannotate): MSSPASCSPFTKAVVSSMRKLYPESLADKSFDNTGLLLEAPFDPSRRQRNSVLLTIDLTTAVADEAIRRRDSAVVAYHPIIFRGLKAITLENTQQQSLLRLAQHGISVYSPHTAVDTVPGGMADWLCDIVTGSFSTTKPPPTESHVEAGQFYAEPVYPEPRRAARTGSTEKSVPHKRTTIHPSPPPIPEGFESAGAGRLVTFASPQRLPALIDNISMGTGYPAGIAIALPQSLKSTHDAIIRTVGVCPGSGSGVLLGGGSELPDLLVTGEMSHHEALAVTERGSVVIALSHSNSERGYLGTVMQQKLTDDLKRQWKEDRETARRSVAESAKQGGAPPASGAESVYQDETVEVAVSEADRDPYGIMVSHISP, translated from the exons ATGTCCTCACCAGCATCATGCTCACCATTCACCAAGGCCGTGGTGAGCTCGATGCGAAAACT ATACCCGGAGTCATTGGCGGACAAGAGCTTCGATAATACCGGCT TGCTCCTCGAAGCTCCGTTCGATCCCTCCCGCCGACAGAGGAACTCCGTGCTCTTGACGATCGACCTCACCACGGCCGTTGCGGACGAGGCAATCCGGAGACGGGACTCTGCCGTGGTGGCTTACC ACCCAATCATCTTCCGCGGTCTCAAGGCCATTACCCTCGAAAACACCCAACAACAGTCCCTCCTCCGACTAGCACAGCACGGCATCAGCGTCTACTCCCCGCACACGGCAGTCGACACCGTCCCGGGCGGAATGGCCGACTGGCTCTGCGACATTGTCACAGGCTCCTTCTCTACCACCAAGCCACCTCCAACCGAGAGCCACGTCGAAGCCGGGCAATTCTATGCGGAGCCTGTATACCCGGAACCCAGGCGCGCTGCCCGCACTGGGTCTACTGAGAAGTCAGTACCCCATAAGCGAACTACCATCCATCCGTCCCCACCACCCATCCCCGAGGGATTCGAGTCGGCCGGAGCAGGTCGCCTTGTTACCTTTGCGTCACCGCAACGTCTCCCCGCCCTAATTGATAATATCTCCATGGGCACCGGATACCCAGCTGGGATAGCTATTGCGCTCCCGCAATCTCTCAAGTCGACCCATGATGCCATCATCCGCACTGTCGGAGTCTGTCCCGGCTCCGGATCGGGAGTTCTGCTTGGGGGAGGCAGTGAACTGCCAGATCTGCTGGTTACGGGCGAGATGAGCCACCACGAGGCACTGGCAGTGACAGAGCGCGGCTCTGTAGTGATTGCGCTGTCGCACTCTAATTCCGAGCGTGGATATCTGGGAACTGTCATGCAGCAAAAACTCACCGACGACCTAAAGCGGCAATGGAAAGAAGATCGGGAGACGGCACGTCGGTCTGTCGCAGAGAGCGCGAAACAGGGCGGTGCGCCGCCTGCTTCGGGTGCTGAGAGTGTTTATCAGGACGAGACGGTTGAGGTTGCTGTCAGCGAGGCGGATCGCGATCCGTATGGGATCATGGTGAGCCATATTTCGCCATAG
- a CDS encoding uncharacterized protein (ID:PFLUO_008676-T1.cds;~source:funannotate): protein MSSDSDMDRDSLPWPARLSHLASTRTHFPEDSASAQTIHRCLDTISSVLQHDPRPGFGQEIAKYRPPRRHSLSLTSGGTAVESESENESPSLHVPDDDEPRADREMQSQLTALLHEVTALNGELDSRRREAGEIYEVLEGRCRELTRTIAELEGEVVELQADLVEDAVELEGIQGTVHGLQGYIDALREEQRVTRLRRLDHRARQKGIRRNGIRKEEELRDPDDEMVLEGIAAWMRGWRDVEEGFQVRARARRLKREQRQGRWRGGEAISYKKSPGL, encoded by the exons ATGTCAAGCGACTCAGACATGGATCGCGACTCCCTCCCCTGGCCAGCGCGCCTCTCCCACCTCGCATCAACCCGGACACACTTCCCCGAAGACAGCGCCTCCGCCCAAACAATCCACCGATGCCTCGACACCATCTCATCAGTCCTCCAGCACGATCCGCGCCCTGGATTCGGCCAGGAAATCGCGAAATACAGACCCCCGCGCAGGCACTCCCTATCCCTGACCTCCGGCGGCACAGCCGTGGAGTCCGAGTCTGAGAACGAGTCTCCGTCATTGCATGTACCGGATGATGACGAGCCGCGCGCCGATCGAGAAATGCAGTCGCAGCTCACGGCGCTGCTACACGAAGTGACTGCTCTGAATGGGGAACTGGATTCTCGGCGTAGAGAAGCGGGTGAGATATACGAGGTGCTAGAGGGCAGGTGTCGCGAGTTGACGAGAACAATTGCGGAGTTGGAGGGTGAGGTGGTTGAGTT ACAAGCGGATTTAGTAGAAGATGCGGTGGAGTTAGAGGGTATACAGGGAACCGTGCATGGGCTGCAGGGTTATATTGATGCGCTACGAGAAGAGCAGAGAGTGACTCGGTTACGGCGGCTGGATCATCGTGCGCGGCAGAAGGGGATTCGGCGGAATGGGATTCggaaggaagaggaactgCGTGATCCCGACGATGAAATGGTGCTCGAAGGGATCGCGGCGTGGAtgcgaggatggcgagaTGTCGAGGAGGGATTCCAGGTCCGGGCACGAGCACGACGACTGAAGCGAGAACAGAGACaggggaggtggaggggaggAGAGGCAATTAGCTACAAGAAAAGTCCTGGACTGTAG
- a CDS encoding uncharacterized protein (ID:PFLUO_008678-T1.cds;~source:funannotate), with product MSLRINIPPATRIFLVSLLTLSLLYNIARWRQLDSTTTSPIVPYLTLVPSLFYYYPWTLCTATFVEQNIFTVLLNAATIFYGGKYLERAWGSREFSKFIAIIAIIPNVLIIPIYLIWGATGGSTSRALTQICGGISIQASFLVAFKQLVPEHTVALFKGLVKMRVKHFPALFLLLNTISGLIFGTDTATILAWIGLLTSWTYLRFYKYQPDLTGTSNSALGIKGDASETFAFACLFPDVMQPPIAFVADQIYALLVTVRILSPFSAAEIASGNQQVLARGEAGLPTLLNNQRDGASRGKREEAERRRALALKALDQRLQAAAVGRAQAQPPSLLEPSALAQPRPTTPTPQVAPGQSMLGETSYTPDNA from the exons ATGTCGCTGCGGATCAACATCCCGCCTGCTACGcgcatcttcctcgtcagCCTGCTAACCTTATCTCTCCTCTACAACATCGCCCGCTGGCGCCAGCTCGactccaccaccacctctcccaTCGTGCCCTACCTGACTCTCGTCCCCTCGCTCTTCTACTACTACCCGTGGACACTATGTACGGCAACCTTCGTTGAGCAAAATATCTTTACGGTGCTCTTGAATGCGGCCACCATCTTCTATGGCGGAAAATACCTCGAGCGCGCGTGGGGTTCGCGCGAGTTCAGCAAATTTATCGCGATCATCGCAATCATCCCGAATGTGCTGATCATTCCTATCTACTTGATCTGGGGTGCCACCGGAGGGTCCACAAGCAGAGC TCTTACTCAGATCTGCGGTggcatctccatccaggCCTCCTTCCTCGTTGCCTTCAAGCAACTCGTCCCCGAACACACCGTGGCTCTTTTCAAAGGTTTGGTCAAGATGCGGGTGAAGCATTTTCCAGCcctgttcctgctcctcaatACCATCAGCGGCCTCATTTTCGGGACGGACACGGCCACCATCCTGGCGTGGATCGGTCTCCTGACCAGCTGGACGTATCTGCGGTTCTACAAGTACCAGCCCGACCTTACCGGCACGTCAAATAGTGCTCTTGGAATCAAGGGAGATGCTAGTGAGACCTTTGCGTTCGCCTGCCTCTTCCCCGATGTGATGCAGCCCCCGATCGCCTTCGTCGCCGACCAGATCTACGCGCTGCTCGTGACGGTCAGGATATTGAGCCCATTCTCCGCTGCTGAGATTGCCTCGGGGAACCAGCAAGTCTTGGCCCGAGGAGAGGCTGGCCTACCCACTCTTCTGAACAACCAGCGTGACGGGGCGTCGAGGGGCAAGCGGGAAGAAGCCGAGCGCCGACGTGCCTTGGCCCTCAAAGCTTTGGATCAGCGATTGCAGGCCGCTGCTGTGGGACGAGCCCAAGCTCAGCCCCCCTCATTGCTTGAGCCTTCTGCACTGGCCCAACCGCGCCCAACAACACCGACCCCGCAAGTCGCACCCGGACAGAGTATGCTGGGAGAGACCAGCTACACCCCGGACAATGCATGA
- a CDS encoding uncharacterized protein (ID:PFLUO_008675-T1.cds;~source:funannotate): MASPVANVPSLETAREVISQSRNSQFPPNLLPVTASIPADLLTPTLAYLKLAENSRLSFLYESAATTETIGRYSFVGADPKKVLKTGPGHGHVGDPLPLLEEELSQFRVATVPGLILPPLTGGAIGYVGYDCVRYFEPKTARPMKDPLGVPESFFMLFDTIIAFDHFFQVVKIVTYIPIPNTDADIEPAYRQGQAVIQRAIDTLLQDRTPLPPQDPIIPNQEYKSNIGQEGYENHVKRLKEHISKGDIFQTVPSQRLSRPTSLHPFNLFRHLRTVNPSPYLFYIDCQDFQLVGASPELLVKEERGRIITHPIAGTVKRGKTLEEDTALADELRGSLKDRAEHVMLVDLARNDVNRVCDPITTQVDRLMVVEKFSHVQHLVSQVSGVLRPEKTRFDAFRSIFPAGTVSGAPKVRAMQLIAELEGEKRGVYAGAVGYFGYNIANANGSSEMPGAMDTCIALRTMMLKDGVAYLQAGGGIVFDSDPYDEYVETLNKLGANIQCIRGAEAKYLSMEEDARLAGAR, encoded by the exons ATGGCATCTCCT GTCGCCAATGTCCCGTCGCTCGAGACAGCGCGAGAAGTCATCTCGCAGTCGAGAAACTCCCAATTCCCTCCGAACCTGCTCCCCGTCACGGCCTCCATCCCTGCCGATCTGTTGACCCCAACGCTGGCGTATCTGAAGCTTGCGGAGAA TTCCCGATTGTCGTTCCTGTATGAGAGCGCGGCGACGACAGAGACAATTGGACGTTACAGCTTTGTCGGTGCAG ACCCGAAGAAAGTGCTGAAGACCGGTCCCGGCCATGGGCACGTTGGCGATCCCCTTCCGCtcctggaggaggagctgtCGCAATTCCGCGTGGCAACGGTGCCTGGTCTGATCCTCCCACCGCTGACCGGTGGAGCGATCGGCTACGTGGGCTACGACTGCGTGCGATACTTTGAGCCCAAGACCGCTCGGCCCATGAAAGACCCGCTGGGCGTGCCGGAGTCCTTCTTCATGCTGTTCGATACCATTATCGCCTTCGACCACTTCTTCCAGGTCGTCAAGATCGTCACCtacatccccatccccaacacAGATGCCGACATCGAACCCGCCTACCGACAGGGACAGGCCGTTATCCAACGAGCAATCGATACGCTGCTGCAGGACCGCACGCCGCTGCCACCGCAGGATCCGATCATTCCGAACCAGGAGTACAAGTCTAATATCGGCCAGGAGGGGTACGAGAACCATGTCAAGCGACTAAAGGAGCACATCTCCAAGGGTGACATCTTTCAAACGGTGCCATCGCAACGGCTGTCTCGGCCAACTTCTCTTCACCCGTTCAATCTTTTCCGGCATCTGCGCACCGTCAACCCTTCCCCATACCTGTTCTACATCGATTGTCAAGATTTCCAGCTTGTTGGCGCAAGCCCCGAGCTTctggtcaaggaggagcgAGGACGAATCATCACGCACCCGATTGCAGGCACGGTGAAACGAGGAAAGACCCTGGAGGAAGACACTGCGCTGGCCGACGAACTCCGCGGCAGTCTCAAGGACCGAGCCGAGCACGTCATgctggtcgatctggcccGCAACGACGTGAACCGAGTGTGCGATCCCATCACGACACAGGTCGACCGGCTGATGGTGGTCGAAAAGTTCTCGCACGTCCAGCACCTGGTCTCGCAGGTGTCTGGTGTGCTGCGGCCCGAGAAGACGCGGTTCGACGCCTTCCGGTCCATCTTCCCGGCGGGTACCGTGTCCGGGGCGCCCAAGGTGCGCGCCATGCAGCTcattgccgagctggagggtGAGAAGCGCGGCGTGTATGCCGGCGCGGTAGGTTACTTTGGGTACAACATCGCCAACGCGAACGGGTCGAGCGAGATGCCGGGCGCCATGGATACGTGCATTGCGCTCCGGACGATGATGCTCAAGGACGGAGTGGCGTATCTCCAGGCCGGTGGAGGTATTGTCTTCGACTCGGATCCCTACGACGAGTATGTCGAGACGCTGAACAAGCTCGGGGCCAACATCCAGTGCATCCGGGGCGCGGAGGCCAAGTATCTCAgcatggaagaagatgcgcgcCTGGCTGGAGCCAGATAA
- a CDS encoding uncharacterized protein (ID:PFLUO_008679-T1.cds;~source:funannotate): protein MVNLFRRMRKLNAILDIRAGTGAAILPNLTSATKEFPAVTRLHLTYAQKIYQGHAGARHFWRKCMPRLKYHNPGISMTVRQTQDQEVPATLTIYFAERTSSTANALVGSTALTDAHAPPPEKTEKTAVMSLKDLSWTDIWTRVQAATGAQEIATTSEDAEALNKLEEMRIKGEKDKVRVQSMRQAKKDQERMLAEARGEVEKLKQT from the exons ATGGTGAACCTATTCAGGCGGATGCGAAAGCTCAATGCT atcctcgatATCCGCGCCGGCACCGGAGCGGCCATCCTCCCCAACCTCACATCCGCCACGAAAGAATTCCCCGCCGTGACGCGGCTGCACCTGACATACGCACAAAAGATCTACCAAGGCCACGCCGGCGCGCGACATTTCTGGCGCAAGTGCATGCCACGCCTGAAATACCACAACCCAGGTATCTCGATGACGGTGCGCCAAActcaagaccaagaagtACCCGCCACATTGACGATCTACTTTGCCGAGCGGACCAGCAGCACGGCCAACGCGCTGGTTGGCTCGACTGCTCTGACCGATGCCCATGCGCCGCCACCTGAAAAGACCGAGAAGACGGCTGTTATGAGCCTCAAGGATCTTTCTTGGACGGATATCTGGACGCGCGTGCAGGCTGCTACGGGGGCGCAGGAGATTGCGACTACGTcggaggatgcggaggcATTGAACAAATTGGAGGAGATGCGGATTAAGGGGGAGAAGGATAAGGTGCGCGTGCAGAGCATGCGGCAGGCGAAGAAAGATCAGGAGCGGATGCTTGCTGAGGCGAGGGGtgaggttgagaagctgAAGCAGACCTAA
- a CDS encoding uncharacterized protein (ID:PFLUO_008674-T1.cds;~source:funannotate) — protein sequence MSKVVRSVKNVTKGYSSVQVKVRNATSNDPWGPTGTEMSEIAAMTFGSPNEFYEIMDMVDKRLNDKGKNWRHVLKSLKVLDYCLHEGSELVVTWARKNVYIIKTLREFQYVDEEGRDVGQNVRVAAKELTALVLDEDRLRSERSDRKLWKSRVSGLDDGYGNEPPRRERRQRRPGEEEDDAEYRLAIEASKAEAEEERRRRAKDASDNGDEDLAKAIKLSREEEELRKRELEESNAHALFDDTPAQVQPTGFNQGYQQQGAVDWFGNPINVQQPMTTGYLNNQYAQQTGFQNQPTGMANPYTNGFQQQFDQNPYGQPQNNMMLQPQATLQQQQTAFNPNNPWGTDAFAQQQQQQQQQQQPQENYQAAGSNNPWAATQPQQPQPQADALKPLQTGSNNPFAARTQFQQPVQSTGPPSLNTLSEDRATNQFNQSNKQFMQQPQPNPIANFQAPQAANGTPPPAMQAPSDPHHARLNALLASGEGLDTFGNVGDLRIPSQHTAPGTFVNSAGHGADRLRAAQTGNNPFFGQQFVPQQTGFVQQQPQQQQPQQPPGNNPWGTGQQQPQHGGSSLIDL from the exons ATGTCCAAGGTCGTGCGGAGTGTCAAGAACGTGACGAAGGGCTATTCTTCGGTACAGGTCAAGGTTCGAAATG CAACAAGTAACGATCCCTGGGGCCCGACGGGTACCGAAATGTCCGAGATTGCGGCCATGACTTTCGGCAG TCCGAACGAGTTCTACGAGATCATGGATATGGTCGATAAGCGGCTTAACGATAAAGGCAAGAACTGGCGCCACGTGCTCAAGTCATTGAAGGTCTTGGATTACTGTCTGCACGAGGGTTCGGAGCTGGTGGTGACGTGGGCGCGCAAGAATGTCTACATCATCAAAACACTGCGCGAGTTTCAGtacgtcgacgaggaagggaggGACGTGGGCCAGAATG TTCGTGTGGCGGCCAAGGAATTGACTGCATTGGTACTTGACGAAGATCGGCTGCGCAGTGAACGGTCTGATCGCAAGCTTTGGAAATCTCGTGTCAGCGGACTCGACGATGGTTATGGGAACGAGCCTCCGCGCAGAGAACGACGTCAACGCCGCcccggcgaggaggaagacgatgcaGAGTACCGCTTGGCTATCGAAGCGAGCAAGGCagaagcggaggaggagcgcaGGCGACGGGCTAAGGATGCGTCCGACAACGGtgacgaggatctggccaaggcgatcAAGCTCAGccgggaagaggaggagctgcggaagCGTGAGTTAGAAGAGAGCAACGCGCACGCACTCTTCGACGACACTCCAGCTCAGGTCCAGCCCACGGGCTTCAACCAGGGataccagcagcagggtgCAGTGGACTGGTTTGGCAACCCGATCAACGTGCAACAGCCCATGACAACGGGCTACCTCAACAACCAGTACGCGCAGCAGACCGGATTCCAGAATCAGCCTACCGGCATGGCAAACCCTTACACGAACGGCTTCCAGCAGCAATTCGACCAAAACCCTTACGGCCAGCCTCAGAACAACATGATGCTGCAGCCCCAGGCCACTCTTCAACAACAGCAGACCGCATtcaaccccaacaaccccTGGGGAACGGATGCTTTTGcacagcaacagcagcagcagcagcagcagcagcagccccagGAGAACTATCAAGCAGCCGGAAGCAATAACCCGTGGGCCGCGacccaaccccaacagcCACAACCCCAGGCCGATGCCCTCAAGCCGTTGCAAACAGGCTCGAACAACCCTTTCGCCGCTCGCACTCAATTCCAACAGCCCGTGCAGTCAACAGGCCCACCTTCGCTCAATACTCTGTCCGAAGACCGCGCAACGAACCAGTTCAACCAGTCGAACAAGCAATTTATGCAGCAACCCCAGCCCAACCCAATTGCCAACTTCCAAGCTCCCCAGGCAGCAAATGGCACCCCACCGCCAGCGATGCAGGCCCCGTCGGATCCACATCACGCTCGTCTTAACGCCCTGCTGGCCTCAGGTGAGGGCCTGGATACCTTCGGCAACGTCGGCGACTTGCGCATTCCCTCGCAGCACACTGCCCCGGGTACATTCGTCAACTCGGCCGGTCATGGTGCGGACCGTCTCCGCGCTGCGCAAACGGGCAACAACCCGTTCTTTGGCCAGCAGTTTGTGCCTCAGCAGACTGGCTtcgtgcagcagcagccgcagcagcagcagccacaacAGCCGCCGGGTAACAATCCTTGGGGTActggtcagcagcagccgcagcatgGGGGTAGTAGTCTGATTGATCTGTGA
- a CDS encoding uncharacterized protein (ID:PFLUO_008677-T1.cds;~source:funannotate), translated as MAQLDLTSHHVNYLIWRYLQESGHGEAAVSLQRAWFPDPQSLPFAPYIKTHALVSLVQKGLQYRELESSIDKEGNPIPAPPPEYFFGPEPFEPTSVKTPRETVGPERAVSPAKVVRDRSAVNGHVAEVPIVGKKVRIDPDANGDESMDVDVSHEASEDKPDTPVPEPIDGDGDVSMEADEAPPEPTFTLTSGSSIGVQMTPAKAADLAPDTTLLDVADDHVTRTLWRPHDPTVVVTAGDTFCSLWKLSLSSAPVPKSLISFKGGDSCVSAVAWDAVGEKLAVATYSELRGAITMYDVNGDAVDLLPELPRMITGLHWAPDGSQLVVVASDNRTSELALWDDTQRPDVYPPPQRISSPVYDLAWCGRNQVFACGNGSVYQCEVDHSIRLTNTFTSDASNAAWEFIRCVQTPSASVAVAACSETASIWIPTHDMHIDKAHQGEITAIEIRPQEQTPRRNSSIVLASYSTDDSVKVWQVDLEVKQFECLHRLFLGPSTPALAGGFSPDGYALGAVSKDRLFIWNVERGGNAMATWSAPVSSEVKEEETDRATNGQNGLSGAISDRALSWDADGKRLAYGFGHQLAIVNLQR; from the exons ATGGCACAGCTTGACCTCACCTCGCATCACGTCAACTATCTAATATGGAG GTATCTCCAGGAGTCAG GTCACGGCGAGGCCGCCGTCTCTCTGCAGCGCGCGTGGTTTCCTGACCCGCAGAGCCTCCCCTTCGCGCCTTACATCAAAACCCACGCCCTGGTATCGTTGGTCCAAAAGGGTCTACAGTACCGTGAATTAGAGTCCTCTATTGATAAG GAGGGCAATCCCATTCCCGCCCCGCCGCCCGAGTATTTTTTCGGACCGGAGCCCTTTGAACCAACCTCTGTGAAAACACCCCGTGAGACGGTGGGTCCTGAACGGGCCGTGTCACCGGCCAAAGTTGTGCGCGACCGCAGCGCCGTCAACGGTCATGTGGCCGAGGTTCCCATTGTCGGCAAGAAGGTCCGCATCGACCCGGATGCCAACGGCGACGAATCGATGGACGTGGATGTCTCCCACGAAGCAAGCGAGGACAAGCCCGACACGCCTGTCCCGGAACCGATTGATGGCGACGGCGATGTGAGCATGGAGGCCGATGAAGCGCCTCCTGAGCCCACCTTCACCCTGACgagcggcagcagcatcgGCGTCCAGATGACCCCGGCCAAGGCGGCCGACCTGGCTCCGGACACGACCCTGCTCGACGTGGCAGATGATCACGTTACCCGGACCCTGTGGCGGCCGCACGATCCCACTGTCGTCGTGACTGCCGGCGACACATTCTGCAGCCTGTGGAAGCTATCGCTGTCCTCTGCTCCTGTGCCCAAGAGCTTGATCAGTTTTAAAGGCGGCGATTCCTGTGTTTCGGCTGTCGCCTGGGATGCAGTCGGGGAGAAACTGGCCGTCGCGACCTACAGCGAACTGCGCGGCGCCATCACTATGTACGACGTCAATGGAGATGCTGTGGACTTGCTACCCGAATTGCCACGGATGATCACTGGCTTGCATTGGGCCCCCGATGGCTCACAATTGGTCGTTGTTGCTTCGGACAACCGGACCTCTGAGCTAGCCCTGTGGGACGACACCCAGCGACCTGACGTCTACCCGCCGCCCCAGCGCATTAGCAGCCCCGTGTACGATCTTGCTTGGTGTGGCCGGAATCAAGTCTTTGCCTGTGGGAATGGCTCGGTCTATCAGTGCGAGGTCGACCATAGCATCCGGTTGACCAACACCTTCACCTCTGATGCCAGCAATGCCGCCTGGGAATTCATCCGCTGTGTCCAAACGCCTTCCGCTTCGGTCGCAGTGGCGGCGTGCTCTGAAACTGCTTCAATTTGGATTCCGACTCATGACATGCACATCGACAAAGCTCACCAGGGAGAGATCACAGCAATCGAGATTCGCCCTCAGGAACAGACCCCACGACGAAATTCCTCGATCGTTCTCGCCTCCTACTCAACCGACGACAGTGTCAAAGTCTGGCAGGTCGATCTGGAGGTCAAGCAATTCGAGTGCCTCCACCGGCTGTTCTTGGGCCCGTCGACACCTGCTCTTGCGGGTGGTTTCTCCCCCGATGGATACGCTCTTGGTGCTGTGAGCAAGGACCGTCTGTTCATCTGGAATGTCGAGCGTGGGGGCAATGCCATGGCGACTTGGTCAGCGCCGGTCTCGAGCGAAgtcaaggaagaggaaaccGACCGTGCAACGAATGGACAGAATGGCCTCTCTGGCGCCATCAGTGATCGCGCTCTTTCGTGGGATGCTGATGGGAAACGACTTGCCTACGGCTTTGGACATCAG TTGGCGATTGTGAATCTGCAACGGTGA